In Akkermansia muciniphila, one DNA window encodes the following:
- a CDS encoding acyltransferase family protein: MLKTQHPPIPPGSEKHHYHIFDGLRGVAAIVVVWFHIFEAYATSHVDQIINHGYLAVDFFFMLSGFVIGYAYDNRWKTMTTREFLKRRLIRLQPMVAIGALIGALIFYFQDCPVWDVSQVAVISLFAATFVNILLIPSPPGMEIRGLGEMYPLNGPSWSLFFEYIGNLLYALFIRKLSTRSLAILVVAAGCGLASFSFWGPNGDICSGFSMTGTEWTGGSLRLLYSFSAGLLLFRLFKPFNVRNSFWLCGLSLAILLAVPRLGGQNAFWMNSLYETACFAVFFPLILLFGAFGKITDPRTDKICRFLGNISYPLYMVHYPFIYLYYAWVKNEKLSFPASLPGALTVVIGSILLAWLCLKLYDEPVRKYLTALFLKRKVLPKKTPVIQENGLPQ, encoded by the coding sequence ATGTTGAAAACGCAGCATCCGCCCATTCCCCCAGGCAGTGAAAAACACCACTACCACATTTTTGACGGCTTGCGCGGCGTGGCCGCCATTGTCGTCGTATGGTTCCACATCTTTGAAGCCTACGCCACCAGCCATGTGGACCAAATCATCAACCACGGCTACCTGGCCGTCGATTTCTTCTTCATGCTTTCCGGCTTTGTCATCGGCTACGCCTACGACAACCGCTGGAAAACGATGACGACCCGGGAATTCCTCAAACGCCGCCTTATACGCCTGCAGCCCATGGTGGCGATAGGGGCGCTCATCGGCGCGCTCATCTTCTATTTCCAGGATTGCCCCGTATGGGACGTATCGCAGGTGGCGGTCATTTCCCTGTTCGCCGCCACCTTCGTCAACATTCTGCTCATTCCGTCACCTCCCGGCATGGAAATCCGGGGTCTGGGAGAAATGTACCCGCTCAACGGCCCGAGCTGGTCCCTGTTCTTTGAATACATCGGCAACCTTCTTTATGCCCTCTTCATCCGGAAACTCTCCACCCGCTCCCTGGCAATACTGGTTGTCGCGGCCGGATGCGGTCTTGCCTCCTTCAGCTTCTGGGGCCCCAACGGAGACATATGCTCCGGATTCTCCATGACCGGCACGGAATGGACGGGCGGCTCCCTGCGCCTGTTGTACTCCTTCTCAGCCGGGCTGCTCCTGTTCCGGCTGTTCAAACCGTTCAACGTCAGGAACTCTTTCTGGTTGTGCGGACTGTCTCTTGCCATTCTGCTGGCCGTTCCCCGGCTGGGAGGACAAAATGCTTTCTGGATGAACAGCCTCTATGAAACAGCGTGTTTCGCGGTATTTTTCCCGCTCATCCTCCTCTTCGGCGCTTTCGGTAAAATAACAGACCCCCGTACGGATAAAATATGCCGTTTCCTGGGCAACATCTCCTACCCCCTGTACATGGTGCATTACCCGTTCATCTACTTGTACTATGCATGGGTGAAAAACGAAAAGCTTTCCTTCCCGGCCTCCCTTCCCGGGGCTCTGACCGTCGTCATTGGAAGCATCCTGCTGGCCTGGCTCTGCCTGAAACTCTATGATGAACCGGTCCGTAAATATTTGACGGCGCTGTTCTTAAAAAGAAAAGTCCTTCCAAAGAAAACTCCCGTCATTCAGGAAAACGGTCTTCCGCAATAA
- a CDS encoding S1 family peptidase has product MIPALRLPCFSAILCGTALLVPPAPAQSADGAGLLASTPQSIEDLRQIEHRLQQMLPRVLPALVCIEINNGSGSGILVSEKGLVFSAAHVVDKKGTTLKIILPDGTCLPGKTTAQNSNSDAGMAKTTSKLDRDLPCVEKAEEMPRVGDWVFALGHGGGLDRKRGPMVRLGRVVSLKDGVIQTDCKLIRGDSGGPLFNLDGKLIGIHSRVGSGLEDNLHVPMKDFDALTEEAAEEKPSLTPAPEQDSQPFTPKPS; this is encoded by the coding sequence ATGATCCCGGCTCTCCGGCTCCCCTGTTTTTCCGCCATTCTCTGCGGCACGGCATTACTGGTTCCGCCAGCTCCGGCACAATCCGCTGATGGAGCCGGCCTCCTGGCTTCCACCCCGCAATCCATAGAAGACTTGCGGCAAATTGAACACCGGCTTCAGCAAATGCTTCCCCGGGTACTCCCCGCCCTGGTCTGCATTGAAATCAACAACGGCAGCGGCTCCGGCATCCTGGTTTCGGAAAAAGGCCTGGTTTTTTCAGCGGCCCACGTCGTGGACAAAAAAGGCACTACGCTCAAAATCATCCTGCCGGATGGAACGTGCCTGCCTGGAAAAACTACGGCGCAAAACAGTAATTCGGATGCAGGCATGGCCAAAACCACGTCCAAATTGGACAGGGACCTGCCCTGCGTGGAAAAAGCGGAAGAAATGCCTCGTGTGGGGGACTGGGTATTCGCGCTGGGGCACGGCGGAGGTCTGGATCGGAAACGCGGCCCGATGGTGCGCCTGGGAAGGGTGGTTTCCCTCAAAGACGGCGTCATTCAGACGGACTGCAAGTTGATTCGCGGAGATTCCGGCGGACCTCTTTTCAATCTGGATGGAAAGCTGATTGGCATTCACAGCCGGGTCGGTTCCGGTCTTGAAGACAATCTTCACGTGCCCATGAAGGATTTCGATGCTCTGACGGAGGAGGCAGCGGAAGAAAAGCCCTCCCTGACGCCGGCACCGGAACAGGACAGCCAGCCATTCACCCCTAAGCCATCATGA
- a CDS encoding S1C family serine protease — protein sequence MKCSFCVCLSPLAFFLFHPALAARNSGSLDFEQRINGKAVLKIIEPIRERLQDLSAVFFSGHDVVIYGIVLSPDGYIATKASELHSYRDLTIRVGSSKYGQFREIGSDPSTDIAVVKVEASGLRAPGSVSNDAAMGTLVVSNGSTTRTSRRPQLGTLSAARRPIPNGDTAYLGVVFGAPCSIQEVIKDGPAAQAGAMAGDEILAVDGTPITALNAVSPILSGKKVGEKVTLDVKRKDKRLSYTITLGSRRQALGENVPEDSNDLISGGFSKRRDDFPMVLQHDTPSRCTLMGGPLLNLKGELIGMNIARVNRAENYALPVSLVQKSVQNILKNAPQPEK from the coding sequence ATGAAATGTTCTTTCTGCGTCTGCCTGTCTCCCCTGGCCTTCTTCCTGTTTCATCCCGCTCTGGCGGCAAGAAACAGCGGGAGCCTGGATTTTGAACAGAGAATCAACGGAAAAGCCGTTCTGAAAATCATCGAACCCATCCGCGAACGTCTTCAGGACTTGAGCGCGGTTTTCTTTTCCGGTCATGATGTTGTGATTTACGGCATTGTGCTTAGCCCGGACGGCTATATCGCCACCAAGGCCTCGGAACTCCATTCCTACAGGGATCTGACTATCCGGGTAGGTTCTTCCAAATATGGGCAGTTCAGGGAAATTGGCTCGGACCCGTCCACAGACATCGCGGTAGTGAAAGTGGAAGCCTCAGGCCTGCGCGCCCCCGGCTCCGTCAGCAATGATGCAGCCATGGGAACCCTGGTGGTAAGCAACGGTTCCACCACCCGTACTTCCAGACGGCCCCAGCTGGGAACCCTTAGCGCGGCGCGGCGCCCCATCCCGAACGGAGATACCGCCTATCTGGGCGTCGTCTTCGGCGCCCCCTGTTCCATTCAGGAAGTTATCAAAGACGGACCCGCGGCCCAGGCCGGAGCCATGGCCGGAGATGAGATTCTGGCGGTGGACGGCACGCCCATTACTGCGCTGAATGCCGTTTCCCCCATCCTGTCCGGGAAAAAAGTGGGGGAAAAAGTGACGCTGGACGTCAAACGCAAGGATAAAAGGTTATCCTACACCATCACGCTGGGTTCCAGACGTCAGGCCCTGGGAGAAAACGTTCCTGAGGATTCCAATGACCTGATCAGCGGCGGCTTCAGTAAACGCAGGGATGATTTTCCTATGGTCCTCCAGCATGACACCCCTTCCCGGTGCACGCTGATGGGAGGCCCGCTGCTCAACCTCAAAGGGGAACTCATCGGCATGAACATCGCCAGAGTGAACCGGGCGGAAAATTACGCCCTTCCCGTCAGCCTGGTGCAGAAAAGCGTGCAAAACATCCTGAAAAACGCGCCTCAGCCGGAAAAATAA
- a CDS encoding SUMF1/EgtB/PvdO family nonheme iron enzyme — translation MPDLSMFDLPHNFGDYTLVAFIGRTRGGILYQAIQQGMDRSVFLELLDPGNPEGVGVEDFLMKARTRAVINAPVLGTVYEASQAQGYWFVTSEQLGGASLQALLDRGQTLSMKDLLKVIETVGNMCGRYERLRTAFNMMEPRHIFLDDKSSVRLMNTAVPGDFHEEISRTQMKRLGVDLPPLVTPDVPGTTRLRTLLEWMREGQNGKPMQWDQVMELVAAVREQLGLSPRVTTHRYTVPTESRGKAGKRLLWSGTGLLGAGIAAAAVLLLFPREKEPVSCPHVPSPKHYPDFSASDHTEVRVTLPGGGELIVGAHEITLESYRLFLEQWVRLTPELREEYSHPDQPDKRTASHIPRDWEAMWKAASMPGGKWKGRKITPRSPVVNVTFWDAWAYAKWKPVAPGEPRYRLPERGEWMALGKMMETGEKGDKTLVIDRYSNDYDLKTGVCGMASGVMEWTSSMEKDPARVKEPPGPVACGGDWRQPGISNRVEYLRSRGESRDNLGFRIVRDIR, via the coding sequence ATGCCTGATTTGTCCATGTTTGACCTTCCCCACAATTTTGGCGACTACACGCTGGTGGCATTCATTGGCCGCACGCGCGGTGGGATTCTTTATCAGGCCATCCAGCAGGGCATGGACCGTTCCGTGTTCCTGGAGCTGCTGGATCCGGGCAATCCGGAGGGTGTAGGCGTGGAGGATTTCCTGATGAAGGCCCGCACGCGCGCCGTCATCAATGCTCCGGTGCTGGGCACCGTCTATGAAGCGTCCCAGGCCCAGGGGTACTGGTTCGTCACCAGCGAACAACTGGGAGGCGCGTCCCTCCAGGCCTTGCTGGACCGCGGGCAGACCCTGTCCATGAAGGATTTGCTGAAAGTGATTGAAACGGTTGGCAATATGTGCGGCAGGTATGAACGCCTGCGGACCGCTTTCAATATGATGGAGCCGCGTCACATTTTCCTGGATGACAAGTCCTCCGTGCGGCTGATGAATACGGCCGTGCCCGGTGACTTTCACGAAGAAATATCCCGAACCCAGATGAAGCGCCTGGGCGTTGACCTGCCGCCTCTGGTGACGCCGGATGTGCCCGGAACCACGCGGCTGCGTACCCTGCTGGAATGGATGAGGGAAGGGCAGAACGGAAAGCCGATGCAATGGGACCAGGTTATGGAGCTGGTTGCTGCGGTCCGTGAGCAGCTGGGGCTTTCCCCCCGGGTGACCACCCACCGCTATACCGTCCCCACGGAATCCCGCGGAAAAGCCGGAAAACGGCTGCTTTGGTCCGGAACGGGCCTGCTGGGCGCGGGAATAGCCGCGGCTGCCGTTCTTCTGTTGTTCCCCCGGGAAAAGGAACCCGTATCCTGCCCCCATGTTCCGTCTCCTAAACATTATCCCGATTTTTCCGCCAGCGATCATACGGAAGTCCGCGTAACTCTTCCCGGAGGCGGGGAACTGATTGTGGGGGCCCATGAAATTACCCTGGAATCCTACCGCCTGTTTTTGGAACAGTGGGTACGCCTTACTCCGGAGCTGAGGGAGGAATATTCCCATCCGGACCAGCCGGACAAGAGGACTGCCTCCCATATTCCCCGGGACTGGGAGGCTATGTGGAAGGCGGCTTCCATGCCGGGAGGCAAATGGAAAGGCAGGAAAATAACGCCCCGCTCTCCCGTCGTCAACGTTACTTTCTGGGATGCCTGGGCGTATGCGAAATGGAAGCCCGTGGCCCCTGGAGAACCGCGCTACCGCCTGCCTGAGCGTGGGGAATGGATGGCCCTGGGAAAGATGATGGAAACGGGTGAAAAGGGTGACAAGACGCTGGTGATTGACAGATACAGCAATGATTACGATTTAAAGACCGGCGTATGCGGCATGGCTTCCGGCGTGATGGAATGGACTTCCTCCATGGAAAAGGATCCTGCGCGCGTGAAGGAGCCTCCGGGGCCGGTGGCCTGCGGCGGAGACTGGAGGCAACCCGGCATCTCCAACCGGGTGGAATACCTGCGCTCCCGCGGTGAAAGCCGGGACAACCTGGGGTTCAGAATCGTGCGGGATATCCGCTGA